The following proteins are co-located in the Apium graveolens cultivar Ventura chromosome 5, ASM990537v1, whole genome shotgun sequence genome:
- the LOC141724042 gene encoding uncharacterized protein LOC141724042 — protein sequence MSEQRHVRLARCPNCKNLLPELTDYSVFQCAGCGIVLRVKDKNFEVDGVSGDFLLGDDGSIKDVRSTGSSSMTRRMEISGEMHERHLYSSMGREDRRNFEYERGMDENVAGGSKEFGGSSYGVGRGYGSHRSDNRFDPRSGERGDDEYFRGTQRGDIGRVRYSSSMHSYEGPLELGRNYDYVETSQFVKSRSDFAEFKKVDYVEQEKAEILRKLNELKDQLSRIDVASKPKEKVHTDRTFFHQNPYSNPEIWSSDGSGGQKRTSMQYKGADKYVAGPSYTSHYSPLLSYMDDREKAAVKFYPTMHTQIQQFEDPSESPVLRGPSYGVPPPLQQQYPHPYYPAQYVSSDKATLKTVKPNSHNIIMHSPSCSCSQCYNKHPQVLPTITSSAYGDRRYLDDPNNPMSYPRDKHSALGPQDYDPIFLNHPQQSYHNLQWSKDQHFGVGVSDQQRHSKVALSSGGRCCYPISGGAPLFACCSCFELLRLPEKFLYTQKSRKKIRCAACSKLIFVEVANKKLILSLYEEAKETPAMDDESSYSAKKSTSNFVSNSGSTDVSSDNSFCSTYDMHLSDRKQVSTSPEKILSSNQCAAVKSEDSTSSFTSEDEDNKTSLSSTNIKSNSSELRTEAIPPRPPSGSPLKDHIDYSIRYTLANQSVKERKNYLSEQEMKIPVKAISQQNSGKDSAAATELDISSNEYFNTGTSIESGDISREEDKTRVKKGSPFFPDIIREGFQDISGDSFEDEIIDVTVNGNPIPNRLVKLAEKFAGLIQPGEYWYDSRAGFWGVMGGPCLGIIPPSIEVFNFPMPETCAGGDTNVFVNGRELHQKDLKLLGKRGLPTDTDRSYIIEISGRVLDEESGEELDSLGKLAPTVEKTKHGFGMRTPRAAT from the exons ATGTCCGAACAGAGACATGTTCGGTTGGCTCGTTGCCCAAACTGCAAGAATTTACTTCCAGAGCTCACAGATTACTCTGTGTTTCAATGTGCTGGTTGTGGGATTGTTCTTAGAG TAAAAGATAAGAATTTTGAGGTAGATGGGGTTTCTGGGGATTTTCTTTTGGGTGATGATGGGTCAATCAAAGATGTTAGGTCAACTGGTAGTTCTAGTATGACTAGGAGGATGGAAATTTCGGGGGAGATGCATGAGAGACATTTATATAGCTCTATGGGTAGAGAAGATAGACGAAATTTCGAATATGAAAGGGGGATGGATGAGAATGTTGCTGGAGGTAGTAAAGAATTTGGGGGTTCGAGTTATGGAGTAGGCCGTGGATACGGATCACACAGGTCAGACAACAGATTTGATCCGAGATCTGGTGAGAGAGGCGATGATGAATATTTTCGGGGCACTCAAAGGGGAGATATTGGAAGGGTGAGATATTCTTCATCAATGCACTCGTACGAGGGTCCTTTGGAGTTAGGACGTAATTATGATTATGTTGAAACATCCCAGTTTGTGAAGAGCAGGAGTGACTTTGCTGAGTTTAAGAAGGTTGACTATGTGGAACAAGAAAAAGCTGAGATATTAAGAAAGTTGAATGAGTTAAAGGATCAACTTAGTAGGATTGATGTAGCTTCTAAACCTAAAGAAAAGGTCCATACTGATCGGACGTTTTTTCATCAGAATCCTTACAGTAATCCAGAGATTTGGTCTTCTGATGGATCTGGAGGCCAGAAAAGGACCTCAATGCAGTATAAGGGTGCTGATAAATATGTAGCTGGACCCTCATACACTAGTCATTACAGTCCACTGTTATCATACATGGATGATCGTGAAAAGGCTGCGGTTAAGTTCTATCCAACAATGCATACTCAAATACAACAGTTTGAGGATCCTTCAGAGTCACCGGTGCTTAGGGGTCCTTCATACGGAGTACCTCCTCCTTTACAGCAACAGTATCCTCATCCATACTACCCGGCACAGTATGTGAGTAGTGACAAGGCGACTTTGAAAACAGTTAAACCAAATTCGCATAACATAATTATGCATTCACCGTCTTGCTCTTGTTCACAGTGCTACAATAAGCATCCTCAGGTTCTACCCACAATCACTTCTTCTGCGTACGGGGATAGAAGGTATTTGGATGATCCGAACAACCCAATGTCATATCCTCGTGACAAACACAGTGCACTTGGTCCACAGGATTATGATCCTATATTTTTGAACCACCCTCAGCAAAGTTATCATAATTTACAATGGTCCAAAGATCAGCACTTCGGAGTGGGTGTTTCCGATCAACAGCGTCATTCAAAGGTGGCGCTGTCTAGTGGTGGACGTTGTTGCTACCCTATCTCCGGTGGTGCACCGTTGTTTGCATGTTGCAGTTGTTTTGAGTTGCTCCGACTTCCCGAGAAATTTCTTTATACACAGAAAAGTCGAAAGAAGATAAGATGTGCAGCATGCTCCAAACTCATATTTGTAGAAGTTGCTAATAAGAAACTTATTCTTTCTCTTTATGAGGAAGCAAAGGAAACTCCTGCAATGGATGATGAAAGCTCTTATTCAGCCAAGAAGAGTACTTCAAATTTTGTTTCAAATAGTGGAAGCACGGATGTTTCATCAGATAATTCTTTTTGCTCGACTTATGATATGCATTTGTCTGACAGGAAACAAGTTTCAACATCCCCAGAAAAGATTTTAAGCTCCAATCAGTGTGCTGCAGTAAAAAGCGAAGACTCCACTTCTTCCTTTACATCCGAGGATGAAGACAACAAAACCTCTTTGAGTAGTACCAATATAAAGAGCAACTCTTCTGAACTCCGAACAGAGGCCATCCCACCTCGTCCACCTTCAGGTTCACCACTTAAAGATCACATTGATTACTCTATTAGATATACCTTGGCAAACCAATCTGTAAAGGAGAGAAAAAATTATCTGTCTGAGCAAGAGATGAAAATACCAGTAAAGGCTATTTCACAACAAAATTCTGGGAAAGATTCCGCAGCAGCAACTGAATTGGATATATCATCCAATGAGTATTTTAATACAGGAACATCCATTGAATCAGGAGATATAAGCAGAGAAGAAGATAAAACAAGAGTGAAGAAAGGAAGTCCATTCTTTCCCGACATTATCAGGGAGGGCTTTCAAGACATATCCGGTGACAGTTTTGAGGACGAAATAATTGATGTTACAGTTAATGGGAATCCTATACCAAATAGGCTGGTAAAGTTAGCTGAGAAGTTTGCTGGGCTTATCCAACCTGGAGAATATTG GTATGATTCCCGAGCTGGATTCTGGGGTGTGATGGGTGGACCTTGCCTCGGCATAATTCCT CCGTCTATTGAAGTATTTAATTTTCCAATGCCAGAGACTTGTGCTGGTGGAGATACTAATGTGTTTGTTAATGGGAGAGAACTTCATCAAAAGGACCTGAAGTTGCTTGGGAAAAGGGGACTCCCAACAGATACTGATAGATCATACATTATTGAGATATCTGGGAGGGTTTTAGACGAAGAATCTGGTGAAGAGCTGGATAGCCTCGGAAAACTTGCCCCGAC AGTTGAGAAGACAAAGCATGGATTCGGCATGAGAACTCCTAGAGCAGCTACATGA